A genomic segment from Paraburkholderia hayleyella encodes:
- the atpB gene encoding F0F1 ATP synthase subunit A, producing MAASEGTSALDPSGYIAHHLQNFSTSHQTSIVDLSVWNLDTLFWSILCGLVTIFILRCAARKATSGVPGRFQCAIEMLVEMVEDQSKSMIHGNRSYIAPLALTVFIWVALMNSLDFIPVDLPTRLIGWLGLSEVFPHMRIVPTADLNGTLGIALGVFVLMIYYNFKIKGAGGFAHELLSAPFGAHPLLWIPNLALNIIEFVAKTVSLGMRLFGNMYAGELLFLLIALLGSLWNFGADTTVLGFLGHVIAGSVWAIFHILIVLLQAFIFMMLTLVYIGQAHDGH from the coding sequence ATGGCAGCTAGCGAAGGAACGAGCGCTCTGGATCCGTCCGGGTACATCGCGCACCATTTGCAGAATTTTTCGACCTCCCATCAGACGTCGATTGTTGATCTCAGCGTCTGGAATCTGGACACGCTGTTCTGGTCGATTCTCTGTGGCCTAGTCACGATTTTCATTTTGCGCTGCGCGGCACGCAAGGCGACCTCGGGTGTTCCAGGGCGTTTTCAGTGCGCCATCGAAATGCTGGTTGAAATGGTTGAGGATCAATCGAAGTCAATGATCCACGGCAACCGCTCCTACATCGCTCCCCTCGCGCTGACCGTGTTCATCTGGGTCGCGCTGATGAACTCCCTCGATTTCATCCCGGTTGATCTGCCCACGCGGCTGATTGGCTGGCTCGGCCTGTCCGAGGTGTTCCCGCACATGCGCATCGTGCCGACTGCGGACCTCAACGGTACGCTTGGCATTGCTCTTGGCGTATTCGTGCTGATGATTTACTACAACTTCAAGATCAAAGGTGCCGGCGGCTTCGCACATGAGCTGCTCTCGGCACCGTTCGGCGCGCATCCATTGCTGTGGATCCCGAACCTGGCACTCAACATCATCGAGTTCGTCGCAAAGACGGTTTCGCTTGGCATGCGGCTGTTCGGCAACATGTATGCGGGCGAGCTGTTGTTCCTGCTGATTGCCCTGCTTGGCAGCCTGTGGAATTTCGGCGCGGACACGACGGTGCTTGGCTTCCTCGGCCATGTGATTGCCGGCAGCGTGTGGGCTATCTTCCACATCCTGATTGTCTTGCTGCAGGCGTTCATTTTCATGATGCTGACGCTGGTGTACATCGGCCAGGCACACGACGGCCATTAA
- the atpE gene encoding F0F1 ATP synthase subunit C yields MQAFIANIQGLTAIGIGIIIGLGAIGACIGIGLMGGKYIEACARQPELMNPLQTKMFLLAGLIDAAFLIGVGVAMLFAFANPLLSKLAG; encoded by the coding sequence ATGCAAGCTTTCATCGCCAACATCCAGGGTCTGACCGCCATCGGTATCGGCATCATTATTGGCCTGGGTGCAATCGGCGCCTGTATCGGTATTGGCCTGATGGGTGGCAAGTACATTGAAGCATGTGCACGTCAGCCTGAACTGATGAACCCGCTGCAAACCAAGATGTTCCTGCTGGCTGGTCTGATTGACGCGGCGTTTCTGATCGGCGTTGGCGTGGCAATGCTGTTTGCGTTTGCGAATCCGCTGCTGTCGAAGCTGGCAGGTTAA
- a CDS encoding F0F1 ATP synthase subunit B: MNLNATLFAQMVVFLILAWFTMKFVWPPLINALDERSKKIADGLAAAEKGKSELEAAHKRVDQELAEARNAGQQRIAEAEKRAVSVADEIKAQAQAEAARIIAQAKADADQQVVKAREVLRGQVAALAVQGAEQILKREVDQSAHAELLNQLKAEL; encoded by the coding sequence GTGAATCTCAACGCAACCCTGTTTGCGCAAATGGTCGTGTTCCTGATCCTCGCGTGGTTCACGATGAAGTTCGTGTGGCCGCCGCTGATCAATGCCCTCGACGAGCGCTCGAAAAAGATCGCTGACGGCCTCGCGGCCGCCGAAAAGGGCAAATCGGAACTCGAAGCCGCGCACAAGCGCGTCGACCAGGAACTGGCTGAGGCCCGCAATGCTGGCCAGCAGCGTATCGCTGAAGCTGAAAAGCGCGCCGTATCGGTCGCAGACGAAATCAAGGCCCAGGCGCAGGCGGAAGCCGCGCGCATCATCGCTCAGGCGAAGGCCGACGCGGATCAGCAAGTCGTGAAAGCACGCGAGGTACTGCGTGGCCAGGTGGCTGCACTTGCAGTCCAGGGCGCCGAGCAGATCCTGAAGCGCGAAGTCGACCAGTCGGCTCACGCCGAACTGCTGAATCAACTGAAAGCCGAGCTCTGA
- a CDS encoding F0F1 ATP synthase subunit delta, producing MAELATIARPYAEALFGVAEAGDIAAWSTLVQELAQVAGLPEVLSVASSPKVSRAQVCDLLLSAVNSPLKADAQAKNFVQMLVDNHRLQLLPEIGMQFEALKNTREGAADALIVSAFPLEGTQLNELVASLERKFQRKLKPSVVVDASLIGGVRVTVGDEVLDTSVRARLASMQTALSA from the coding sequence ATGGCCGAACTTGCAACCATCGCCCGCCCTTATGCAGAAGCGCTGTTCGGCGTAGCCGAAGCGGGAGACATCGCCGCCTGGTCCACGCTCGTGCAGGAGCTGGCTCAGGTTGCGGGTCTGCCCGAAGTGCTGTCGGTCGCCTCAAGCCCGAAAGTGAGCCGTGCCCAAGTGTGCGATTTGCTGCTGTCCGCAGTGAACTCGCCACTGAAAGCCGATGCGCAGGCGAAAAATTTCGTGCAAATGCTGGTGGATAACCATCGTTTGCAACTGCTGCCGGAAATCGGCATGCAGTTCGAAGCATTGAAAAATACCCGCGAAGGAGCGGCCGATGCGCTGATCGTCAGCGCATTTCCGCTTGAAGGCACGCAGTTAAACGAGCTTGTCGCCAGCCTCGAACGCAAGTTTCAGCGCAAGCTAAAACCCTCGGTTGTCGTTGACGCATCGCTGATCGGTGGCGTGCGCGTCACGGTCGGCGACGAAGTGCTCGATACCTCGGTCCGCGCGCGGCTCGCTAGCATGCAGACGGCACTGTCCGCCTGA
- the atpA gene encoding F0F1 ATP synthase subunit alpha, translating into MQLNPSEISELIKSRIQGLEASADVRNQGTVISVTDGIVRIHGLSEVMQGEMLEFPGNTFGLALNLERDSVGAVILGEYEHISEGDVVKTTGRILEVPVGPELIGRVVDALGNPIDGKGPINAKATDAIEKIAPGVIWRKSVSEPVQTGLKSIDAMVPVGRGQRELIIGDRQCGKTAVAVDAIINQKGKNLFCIYVAIGQKASSIMNVVRKLEETGAMEYTIVVAASASESAAMQYLAPYAGCTMGEYFRDRGQDALIIYDDLTKQAWAYRQISLLLRRPPGREAYPGDVFYLHSRLLERAARVSEEYVEKFTNGAVKGKSGSLTALPVIETQAGDVTAFVPTNVISITDGQIFLETDLFNAGIRPAINAGVSVSRVGGAAQTKVVKKLSGGIRTDLAQYRELAAFAQFASDLDEATRKQLERGRRVTELLKQPQYQPLQVWELAIALFAANNGYLDDLEVKDVLPFEKGLREFLKSSHADLIKRIEDNKDLSKDDEALLHAALKDFKKSGAY; encoded by the coding sequence ATGCAACTCAATCCCTCTGAGATCAGCGAGCTGATCAAGAGCCGGATCCAGGGCCTTGAAGCGAGCGCAGACGTTCGCAACCAGGGCACCGTGATCTCCGTGACCGACGGTATCGTGCGTATTCACGGCCTGTCGGAAGTGATGCAGGGCGAAATGCTCGAATTTCCGGGCAATACCTTTGGTCTCGCGCTGAACCTCGAGCGCGACTCAGTCGGCGCCGTGATTTTGGGCGAGTACGAACATATTTCAGAAGGCGACGTGGTCAAGACCACGGGCCGTATTCTGGAAGTGCCGGTGGGTCCGGAGCTGATCGGCCGCGTGGTCGATGCGCTTGGCAACCCGATCGACGGCAAGGGGCCGATCAATGCGAAAGCGACGGACGCAATCGAAAAAATTGCACCGGGCGTGATTTGGCGTAAATCGGTTTCGGAGCCTGTGCAAACGGGTTTGAAATCGATTGATGCGATGGTGCCGGTGGGCCGTGGTCAGCGTGAATTGATCATTGGCGACCGCCAATGCGGCAAAACGGCTGTTGCCGTCGACGCGATCATCAATCAGAAAGGCAAAAACCTGTTTTGTATCTACGTTGCGATCGGTCAGAAAGCATCGTCGATCATGAACGTGGTGCGCAAGCTCGAAGAAACGGGCGCGATGGAATACACCATCGTAGTTGCTGCTTCGGCTTCGGAATCAGCCGCGATGCAATATCTCGCGCCGTATGCCGGCTGCACGATGGGCGAATATTTCCGCGATCGTGGTCAAGACGCACTGATCATTTACGACGACTTGACCAAGCAAGCTTGGGCATACCGTCAAATTTCGCTGCTGTTGCGCCGCCCACCGGGCCGCGAAGCGTATCCCGGTGACGTGTTCTATCTCCACTCACGCTTGCTGGAACGCGCGGCTCGCGTTTCCGAGGAGTATGTCGAGAAGTTCACCAACGGCGCAGTGAAGGGCAAGAGCGGTTCGCTAACCGCACTGCCTGTCATCGAAACCCAGGCTGGCGACGTGACGGCCTTCGTGCCGACCAACGTGATTTCGATTACCGACGGCCAGATCTTCCTTGAAACTGACCTGTTCAACGCAGGCATTCGTCCGGCTATTAACGCGGGCGTTTCGGTGTCGCGGGTGGGTGGCGCGGCGCAAACCAAGGTGGTCAAGAAGCTTTCCGGCGGGATTCGTACCGACCTCGCACAGTATCGTGAGCTGGCTGCTTTTGCGCAGTTTGCTTCGGATCTCGATGAAGCGACCCGCAAGCAGCTGGAGCGTGGGCGTCGCGTGACCGAACTGCTCAAGCAGCCGCAGTATCAGCCGCTGCAGGTGTGGGAACTGGCTATTGCGCTGTTTGCCGCGAATAACGGTTACCTCGATGATCTGGAAGTGAAGGACGTGTTGCCGTTTGAAAAAGGCCTGCGCGAGTTCCTGAAATCGAGCCACGCTGATCTGA